In the genome of Vicia villosa cultivar HV-30 ecotype Madison, WI linkage group LG7, Vvil1.0, whole genome shotgun sequence, one region contains:
- the LOC131619926 gene encoding chitinase 2-like, which yields MSSSAIVKPIIYREYVLKHFPTTVNPEYNPVDFIIGFASEDYYSNGKGTGHFHPTWDPATFSPKKMKELKEKYPQVRWVISIGSAVGTDYPFNPHEKHVWIATAVKSIKDIIHTYDVYDDGNHKNIIDGIDIHYEAIKSSPEDFSFCIGQVIKKLKNDPHLSIKVVSIAPTKDTQSHYQKLYFENQDYIDIVDYLFTNLHSIEDFVKIYQKLIADYNPALVLPGYLNPPFRHDRTKEFIMYLVKHKSAPGFFTYPSHDYLDPGPLSI from the coding sequence ATGTCTAGCAGTGCAATTGTGAAACCAATCATTTATCGTGAGTACGTTTTGAAACATTTCCCAACTACAGTTAACCCAGAGTACAATCCAGTTGACTTCATAATAGGCTTTGCTAGTGAGGACTATTACTCAAATGGAAAAGGCACAGGACATTTCCATCCCACCTGGGACCCTGCTACTTTCAGCCCTAAAAAGAtgaaagaactcaaggaaaaatATCCACAAGTAAGGTGGGTGATAAGCATTGGTAGCGCCGTGGGAACTGATTATCCATTCAATCCTCATGAGAAACATGTGTGGATTGCAACTGCTGTGAAATCCATCAAAGATATCATCCATACCTATGACGTCTATGACGACGGCAACCATAAAAACATAATTGATGGTATTGATATTCACTATGAAGCTATCAAATCGAGTCCTGAAGACTTCTCCTTCTGTATTGGACAAGTGATAAAGAAACTCAAAAATGATCCTCATCTATCCATTAAGGTGGTGTCCATTGCTCCAACAAAAGACACCCAGTCGCACTACCAAAAACTGTATTTTGAAAACCAAGACTATATTGACATTGTTGATTACTTGTTCACCAATCTGCATTCAATTGAAGATTTTGTAAAAATCTATCAAAAACTAATAGCCGACTACAATCCTGCTCTAGTTCTTCCAGGATATCTAAACCCACCTTTTCGGCATGATAGAACCAAAGAGTTCATCATGTACCTTGTCAAACACAAATCAGCCCCTGGTTTTTTTACATATCCTTCTCACGACTATCTTGACCCTGGACCTCTATCTATCTAA
- the LOC131619928 gene encoding uncharacterized protein LOC131619928: MAPLRIHPPDRISDPSSSIFIHPNDSPNSVAVSPKLTGPNYHYWARSMKRALGGKLKLEFIDESLPPPIDAFDPLFRAWNRCNMLENVVDVWNDLKERFSQGDLIRISELQQEIFNLKQEVMHNARSNHKLLRIIRFFTSLNDNFSVVKSQILLMEPLPPLNKIFSMVIQHERQNSTQVSTNEAQTLINATDSKTFPSKHNFSKAGARVCTFCGKTNHTVENCFKKIGVPPHMQKQYSTSVNNAGSEGNQELTSNSLDMKSGSASSNQVATVNSSVGNVRNPSLRIVDSGANDHICGSMSWFQSYTAIPPINVRLPNGHSLLVKYSGTIALWNFGLGHLSQNRLSASHSLYPCIVLNNKDVCDICHYARQRKLPYNDSTSRALHPYDMIHFDIWGSLDIKSLHGHSYFLIAVDDCNRYIWITLMKTKSEARQHVINFVKLIEKQYAARVKTVKTDNGPEFNMLEFYATNGIVHQTSCVESSQQNGTVKRKRQHLLNVGIALLFSLNFLRNSGLMLFYMLHSS; this comes from the exons aTGGCACCGCTGAGAATTCATCCACCAGATCGTATTTCTGATCCAAGCTCGTCAATCTTTATCCATCCCAACGACAGCCCAAACTCAGTCGCGGTTTCTCCGAAACTTACTGGCCCCAATTATCATTATTGGGCACGTTCTATGAAGAGAGCTCTTGGTGGTAAATTGAAGCTTGAATTCATTGATGAAAGCCTTCCTCCTCCGATCGATGCTTTCGATCCCTTGTTTCGCGCTTGGAATCGTTGCAACATGCTG GAAAATGTTGTTGATGTATGGAACGATCTCAAAGAACGATTTTCACAAGGTGACCTTATTCGTATTTCTGAATTACAACAAGAAATTTTTAATCTCAAACAAGAAG TTATGCATAACGCTAGATCCAACCATAAATTGTTGCGTATCATTAGGTTTTTTACTAGCCTGAATGATAATTTTTCTGTGGTTAAATCCCAAATTCTGTTGATGGAACCATTGCCTCCTTTAAATAAGATATTTTCCATGGTTATCCAACATGAAAGGCAAAATTCGACTCAAGTTTCCACTAATGAAGCTCAAACCTTGATTAATGCTACTGACTCCAAAACGTTTCCCTCTAAGCACAATTTCTCCAAGGCTGGTGCTCGTGTATGTACCTTTTGTGGTAAAACCAATCATACTGTTGAGAACTGTTTCAAGAAAATTGGAGTTCCACCTCATATGCAGAAACAATATTCCACATCTGTGAATAATGCTGGCTCTGAAGGAAACCAAGAACTTACTTCAAATTCTCTTGACATGAAGAGTG GGAGTGCCTCTTCCAATCAAGTTGCTACTGTTAATTCATCAGTAGGTAATGTCCGTAACCCTAGTCTTCGGATAGTTGATTCAGGTGCTAATGATCACATATGTGGATCTATGTCTTGGTTTCAAAGTTATACTGCTATTCCTCCTATTAATGTTAGGTTGCCCAATGGTCATTCCCTGCTTGTCAAATACTCTGGCACTATCG CCTTATGGAATTTCGGGCTAGGACATTTGTCTCAAAATAGATTGTCTGCTTCACATTCTTTGTATCCCTGTATTGTTCTCAATAATAAAGATGTTTGTGACATTTGTCACTATGCTAGACAAAGAAAACTCCCCTATAATGATAGTACAAGTAGAGCTCTGCATCCTTATGACATGATTCATTTTGATATATGGGGATCATTAGATATCAAATCTCTACATGGTCACTCATATTTCCTTATTGCAGTTGATGACTGCAACAGATATATCTGGATAACCTTAATGAAAACCAAATCTGAGGCAAGACAACATGTCATTAATTTTGTTAAACTCATTGAAAAACAGTATGCTGCTAGGGTCAAAACTGTCAAAACTGACAATGGTCCTGAGTTTAATATGCTTGAATTTTATGCTACTAATGGTATAGTTCACCAAACTAGTTGTGTAGAATCTTCACAACAAAATGGTACAGTGAAGAGGAAACGTCAACACCTTTTAAATGTTGGCATAGCCCTTCTTTTTAGTCTAAACTTCCTAAGAAATTCTGGTCTTATGCTCTTTTACATGCTACATTCATCATAA
- the LOC131619929 gene encoding uncharacterized mitochondrial protein AtMg00820-like — protein sequence MHIESKDNSDDLGQNHTTSVPSTSNSHDNLEHIDTTDVFEHHNDNTDIVEHIDELVSSKPVRNKHAPAYLLDYVCNSSFNSADRYCHSNASILYPISSFDSLSHLSKSHRVFTTSITHNVKPKNYKEACLSENWVKAMTSELEVLHKNKTWNIVDLPPHVKPIGSRWVYKAKHKADGIIDRYKARLVAKGYNQIEGLDFLTHSPLL from the coding sequence atgcatattGAGTCTAAAGACAATTCTGATGACTTAGGTCAAAATCACACCACTTCTGTCCCTTCCACATCAAACAGTCATGATAATTTAGAGCATATAGATACCACTGATGTTTTTGAGCACCATAATGATAACACTGATATTGTAGAGCATATAGATGAGCTTGTCAGTAGCAAACCTGTTAGAAATAAGCATGCTCCTGCTTATCTTTTAGACTATGTCTGCAATTCCTCCTTTAATTCTGCTGACAGATATTGCCATTCTAATGCTAGCATTCTTTATCCCATCTCTTCTTTTGATTCTCTCTCTCACTTATCTAAGTCTCATCGTGTTTTCACCACTTCTATTACACATAATGTTAAACCAAAGAATTACAAAGAGGCTTGTTTGTCAGAAAACTGGGTTAAGGCTATGACTTCTGAATTAGAAGTATTACACAAAAATAAGACTTGGAACATTGTTGATCTGCCACCTCATGTTAAGCCTATAGGAAGTAGATGGGTGTATAAAGCTAAACACAAAGCTGATGGGATAATAGATAGGTACAAAGCCAGGTTGGTGGCTAAAGGGTATAATCAAATTGAAGGGTTAGATTTTTTGACACATTCTCCCCTGTTGTAA
- the LOC131619927 gene encoding chitinase 2-like, translating into MSETPIIYRECLLKHFPTTVKTEYNPVDFIIGFASENYNSSGGGTGYFQPTWNLDTFSPEKVKGLKEIYGARVRWVISIGGVGTDYPFNPIDKFAWVVAAVNSIKEIIQIYDDDNHKNLIDGIEIHYEAIKGSDVDFSSCIGHVIILLKEDPDLSIKVVSIAPTEDTQSYYQTLYHGNPKSIDFVDYLFTNHTFSSDEDVVKLYKKTSC; encoded by the coding sequence ATGTCTGAAACACCAATCATTTACCGTGAGTGCCTTTTGAAACATTTCCCAACTACAGTTAAGACAGAGTACAATCCAGTTGACTTCATAATAGGGTTTGCTAGTGAGAACTATAACTCAAGTGGAGGAGGCACAGGATATTTCCAACCAACCTGGAACCTTGATACTTTCAGTCCTGAAAAGGTGAAAGGACTGAAGGAAATATATGGAGCAAGAGTAAGGTGGGTGATAAGCATCGGAGGGGTGGGAACTGATTATCCATTCAATCCTATTGACAAATTTGCGTGGGTTGTAGCTGCCGTGAACTCCATCAAAGAGATCATCCAAATCTATGACGACGACAATCATAAAAACCTGATTGATGGTATTGAAATTCACTATGAGGCTATCAAAGGGAGCGACGTTGACTTTTCCAGCTGTATTGGACATGTTATAATATTACTCAAAGAGGATCCTGATCTAAGCATTAAGGTGGTGTCCATTGCTCCAACCGAAGACACCCAATCATACTACCAAACATTGTATCATGGAAACCCAAAGTCTATTGACTTTGTTGATTACTTGTTCACCAATCACACATTTTCTTCGGATGAAGACGTTgtaaaactttataaaaaaactAGTTGCTGA